A genome region from Streptomyces antimycoticus includes the following:
- a CDS encoding NUDIX domain-containing protein: MTRKRSAGLLLYRGAGPAVEVLLAHMGGPFWAAKDAGAWTVPKGEYDEDETPEAAARREFEEELGVPPPGGEPIPLGSVTQTGGKEVTVWALAGDLDPARITPGTFTMEWPKGSGRMREFPEIDRVAWFGPDEARRKIVTKQRVFLDRLEELLQGTDGAGAGHRTEGAGPGDRTDGAGPGGA, translated from the coding sequence GTGACGCGTAAGCGCAGCGCCGGACTCCTGCTGTACCGCGGTGCGGGCCCGGCCGTCGAGGTGCTGCTCGCCCATATGGGAGGCCCGTTCTGGGCCGCCAAGGACGCGGGCGCCTGGACCGTGCCCAAGGGGGAGTACGACGAGGACGAGACCCCGGAGGCCGCCGCGCGCCGGGAGTTCGAGGAGGAACTCGGCGTACCCCCGCCCGGCGGCGAGCCGATTCCGCTCGGCTCCGTGACGCAGACCGGGGGCAAGGAGGTCACCGTCTGGGCGCTCGCGGGCGATCTTGACCCGGCGCGGATCACACCCGGCACGTTCACGATGGAGTGGCCGAAGGGGTCCGGCCGGATGCGGGAGTTCCCCGAGATCGACCGGGTCGCCTGGTTCGGCCCGGACGAGGCCCGCCGGAAGATCGTGACGAAGCAGCGGGTCTTCCTGGACCGGCTCGAGGAACTGCTCCAGGGGACGGACGGCGCGGGGGCCGGGCACCGGACGGAAGGCGCGGGCCCGGGGGACCGGACGGATGGCGCGGGCCCCGGGGGCGCGTGA